A segment of the Candidatus Omnitrophota bacterium genome:
ATGGATTGTTGGAGGCGTTTGAGCAGATGAGGGGGCTGACGATGATCGAGCCGCTCGGGTATATCGATTTTATCAAGCTCGTGGCCAACGCCCGGTTCGTGATGACAGATTCCGGAGGCCTTCAGGAAGAAACCACCGTGTTGAAGATTCCATGCCTGACGATGCGGGAGAACACCGAGCGCCCCATCACCATCACGCAGGGCACGAATGCGCTCATTGGGTGGGATCGCGCCAAACTTCTTGAGGCGGTGGAGACCATCCTGGCCGGGCAATGGAAAGCCGGCGGGATTCCGTCGTATTGGGATGGGCAGGCGGCCTTCCGCGTCGTCCAGATTCTCCGTGAACGGCTGCTCGCCTCGTCGCTGCCGCGCTATGAGGTGGGTCATGGAACGCTTCGAGAGGTAGAGTTATCCTAACGCTGGTATCAGAGGTCCGGCTTGGCTCGGAGGTGACGATGAGACCAAGGGCGCTTCCTCGTCGGTGATGCGGGGAAGCGTTGGTGTTTTTTGGAGTGAACAGGAGGTGCGCGATGGCTCTGATCAAGTGGGGAGAGGATGTGTGGGAACCGCTTCGGGATCTCACGGAGCTTGAGCGAGACATGACGAAGTGGTTCGGGCGGCGGCCATTTCCAGGACGGTGGCCGATGCCTGCGGATGGCGGGCAATGGTTTCCCGAAGTGGACATCACAGAAGAAAAGGATCGCCTGCTGGTGAGAGCGGATCTGCCAGGGATGAAACAAGAAGACATCAGCGTCGAGGTTTCGGAGGGTGCGCTGACCATTCGCGGAGAGCGGAAGGAAGAGGCAGCAACCAAGGAAGGCAAGATGTACCGGATGGAACGCAGCTACGGCAGTTTCCTCCGAAGTTTTACGCTGCCGGCTGGGGTCGATGCCTCGAAGGTGAACGCGTCCTACAAAAACGGGGTCTTGGAAATTACCCTGCCAAAGTTCGCCGAGGCGAAAACCAAGCAGATCAAAGTTGACGTGAAATAACACGGAGGAGACAATGCACATTCGTGAGCTGATGACCGCAGAGCCAGAGGCCTGCTTGGCGACCGAAAGCTGTGCGGTCGTCATCGGGATTATGCGGCGTCGCAACTGCGGTTTTGTGCCTGTCGTCGATAGTCACGCCACCAAGAAGATCGTCGGCGTGGTGACCGATCGGGACATCGCGCTTGCGTTGGGAGAAGCCAATAAGCTCTCCAGCGAGGTCCGCGTGGCGGAGTGCATGATGAAGCGCGTGAAGACGATCGCGCCTGACGCCACCCTTGAAGAGGCCGCAAAACTGATGGAGCAATTCGCGATTCACCGGCTGCCGGTGGTTGAACATGGCCGGCTGATCGGGGTGTTGTCGCTCAAAGACATCGCAGTGGCGGCCGACAAGCAGTGGGCGTATTCCGAATCGAGGACGGCCGAGCAAAAGCTCGGAGAGATCGTTGAAGCGATCGCCTCGGCGCGTTGAAGAGGCAAACACAAGAAGGGGGAAATGATGGCCAATAGCCGTGGGTGGCTGAAGCGGCAGCAGACCAAGGGTGATGGGACGATGAGCGTTGATGATGGTGAAGTGGCTCGCGTGGCCTATGAACTGTACGAGCAGCGAGGGAGGGAGGAAGGCCACGCGCTCGATGACTGGCTCAAAGCAGAAGGTCTTGTCAAGCAACGGAGACGCCACACGAATCCCATCATCGTATAACAATGAGCGGGCGCGGAGCGGTCGCTATTCATGAGTGCCTGCTCGAGGACGCAGGGTGACGCGGCCCGGCTGGCCCTCTTCTCCCTCCACCGAGGCAGCGATTGGCAGGCAGCGTTGAATCGTCCATACGTTGGTCAGCAGATGTGTGATCAACGAACCATGAGCTGCGATAGGTCAGGAGTCCGCAATGACCGTCGATGTGCGACCCGAAAATATTCCGAAGCCGTTCAGGGGACGGCGAGAGGATGAGGAGCGTGTGTTTGCCAGCGTGGTGCCGACGAGATACTGGCACCGCCACGAGAATGGATTAATTCAATGCGATTTGTGCCCCCGCTTTTGCCGTTTGCGCGAAGGCCAGCGCGGCATGTGCGTTGTGCGAGCCTGCCGCAAGGGCCAAATCGTGCTCACCTCCTACGGATGCTCCAGCGGCTTCTGCATCGATCCGATTGAGAAGAAGCCGCTCAACCATTTTCTCCCCGGCACTACCGTTTTGTCGTTTGGCACCATTGGGTGCAACCTCGCCTGCAAGTTCTGCCAGAACTGGAGGATCAGCAAATCACGCGAACTCGACACGCTGACGAATCATTTTTCTCCAGAGACTATCGCGCAATCCGCCGTCCACCTCGGCTGCCGCAGCGTGGCGTTTACCTACAATGATCCGGTGATCTTCCATGAATACGCGATTGACGTGGCCCGTGCGTGTCATGCGCAAGGTCTCAGGACGGTTGCGGTCACCGCCGGCTACGTCTGTCCAGCGCCCCGCGAGGAATTTTATCGCCACGTGGACGCCGCCAATGTCGATCTGAAGTCATTCTCCGATCGGTTTTATCAGACGATCTGCGGAGGCCATCTGCAGCCCGTCCTCGATACCCTGAAGTATGTGAAGCATCACACGAACGTGTGGCTGGAGATTGCCACGCTGCTCATTCCAGGGCTGAATGATTCCAGGCAGGAGATCGACGAGCTCAGCTACTGGATCGTCCGCGAATTAGGGCCTGAGGTGCCGCTGCACTTCACGGCGTTTCATCCAGATTGGATGATGCGCGACTATCCGCCGACACCGCCGCAGACCTTGGTCGCCGCGCGTCGGATCGCTATGGACAATGGACTCTGGTTTGTGTACACCGGCAACATCCCTGGCGTCATCGGGCAGAACACGTCCTGCCACCGCTGCGGCCACCTCCTCATCACACGAGATGGCTATGCCATTCAGGAGCGGCACCTGACAGACAACGGTGCCTGTGAGCGGTGCGGAACGCTCTGCCCCGGCGTCTTCAGCGATGGACGTGAAGGAGCTCTCCCATGATCGCGTGGCTTTCGGCAGAGGTGTTGCGGCCTCCACGGGATCCTTCCATGTTCACCTTCGGAACAACCGAAGAGCTTGGCACGCTCGACGGGATTGTGGGGCAGCAGCGCGCCGTCTCTGCCTTGCATTTCGGGCTGGGCATCCCCAACGATGGCTTCAACATCTATGTCGCGGGTCCGCCTGGCATCGGCAAGATGACGGCGGTCCGGTCTTTTCTTAAAGCAAGAGCGCGCCAGCAACTCAGGCCGCCGGACTGGTGCTATGTGAACAACTTCGGTGATCCCTACCAGCCGGTGGCCATCAAACTTCCAGCAGGCCGAGGACACGTGCTCCAGCGGGATATGAAGGATCTCATGGAGCACATCAGCACGCAAATCCCGAAAATCTTTGAGAGCGAAGATTACACCGGCCGACGGGAGGAAATCACCAAAGCATTGGACCGGCAGCGCGCCGAACTCCTTGATGGGCTCACCAAGCGGGCGGAGAAATTGGGGTTTGAGCTCCATGAGACTCCGGTGGGTATTATCACGATTCCTCTGCGCAATGGCCGACGGATGAAGGAAGAAGAACTCGAGGCGTTGCCCGAGGCGGCCCAGGAGGAGTTGGAACGCAAACGCAAGATGGTTAATGCAGATCTGAAAGTCATGATGAAGCAGGTCCGCCAGCTGGAGCGCGAGGCGAAGGAGAAGCTCCAGGCGATCGATCAGAAGCTTGCGCTGTGTGTTGTTGGGGGACTGATCGACGACCTGATCGAGCAATACCCCGAACTGCCAGACGTCATGGCCTATCTGAAGGCGGCACAAGAGGACATTTTGAAAAATCTCGACGTGTTCAAGCCGGGGACTGTGGCCGAAGAAGTCGCATCAGTAAAGGGCCTCAGGGCGATTGCCCCCTGGTTACAGGAACGTCCGTTGAAGAAGTACGACGTGAACGTCCTCGTGGACCATGGGGACGTCAAGGGCGCGCCCGTCGAGGTAGAATTGAACCCCACCTTCAATAATTTGTTTGGCCGCGTGGAGAAAGAGAGCCAGTTGGGAGCATTGTACACCGATTTCACCATGATCAAAGCTGGCGCGTTGCACCGCGCCAACGGCGGCTATCTGGTATTGCAAGTGGAAGATGTGCTGCGCAATCTGTTCAGTTGGGAGGGGTTGAAGCTCGCTCTGCGCAGCCGCCAGATCGAGATCGAGGAGCTCGCGGAACGTTTGGGGATTTTGGTGAGCAAAAGCCTGCGCCCTCAGCCGATTCCGTTAACTGTCAAAGTGGTGCTCGTGGGGCCGCTGCTCCTCTACCACCTGCTGCACGCGCATGATGAGAAGTTCTCTGAATTGTTTAAAGTGAAGGCGGATTTTGACACCGCGGTCCCTCGGAATCCGACGAGCGTGCGAGAATTTCTCACGTTTTTCGCGACGTTCTGTCGGAAGCAACCATGCAAGCCGCTGGATGCGAGCGCGGCTGCCATGCTGCTGGAGCACGCCTCGCGCCTCTGCGAGGATCAGCAGAAACTCTCAACGCATTTCGGCGCGTTGACGGATGTGCTGCATGAGGCGGCCTTCTGGGCGGAGCAGGAGAAGGCGCTGGTGATCAGCGAGCGCCATGTGCGCAAGGCGCTTGACGAAAAAGTGTACCGCTCGAATTTGATTCAAGAAAAGATCCGAGAGTGGATCGCCCGAGGCGCGTTGTTGATCGATACTGAGGGAGCCGCCATCGGCCAAGTCAATGGCGTGTCCATCATCGACGTGGGAGATTATTTGTTTGGACGTCCCCACCGGATTACCGCGAGCGTCTGGCCGGGCAGCGAAGGGGTGGTGGATATTGAGCGGGAAGTCAAACTCAGCGGGCCGATTCACAGCAAAGGCGTCATGATCCTCAGCGGTTTTCTCGGGCAAACCTATCTGCGGCAACAGCCGCTCAGCATCGCGGCACGGCTGGTGTTCGAGCAGAGCTACGAAGGGGTGGAGGGTGACAGCGCCTCCTGCGCAGAACTCTACGCGCTGCTCTCATCGCTTGCCCAGATGCCGATCAAGCAGGGCATCGCGGTCACCGGTTCCGTCAATCAGCACGGTCAGGTGCAAGCCGTCGGCGGAGTCAATCAAAAGATCGAGGGATTTTTTGATGTCTGCCGCGCCAAGGGATTAACCGGTGAGCAAGGTGTGGTGATTCCGCAGGGCAACGTGCAGCACTTAGTCCTGCGCGAGGACGTCATCGAGGCGGTTGCGTGCGGCAAGTTTCATCTCTGGGCGATTACGACGATCGATGAGGGCCTAGAAGTGCTCACTGGGCAGGTTGCCGGCGTTCGCGGTTTGGATGGGCGGTTTCCAGATGGCACGATGAATGCCCGAATTGAAAGCTGCTTGAAAGAATATTCAGAATCATTGCGGGCCTATCACGGCGACGGACGAGAGCGCGCTCGCGGATTGCGCTCCAGCGATGTTGCATGCACGGTAAGAGGTCCGGGCGAACGATGAGGCGCACTATAAGGAGAGATATCTCATGCAAGTTCGCGAGCTGATGACTGCCAACCCTGAAGCCTGTTGCCCGTTCGATACGTGCGATCTCGTCGGGGAGATTATGCGGCGGAGGCGTTGCGGTTTTGTCCCAGTCGTTGACAGCCAGACGACCAAGCAGGTGGTGGGTGTGGTGACGGATCGGGACATCGCCCTCTTTCTGACCAAGACGCCCACGCTGGCCAACCAGGTGCGCGTGGAAGCTTGCATGAGCCGCGATCCGAAGGTGATCGCGCCGGATGCGGATCTGCGAGAGGCAGCCCAAGCGATGGAGCAATGTGCGGTGCACCGGCTTCCTGTGGTCGACGGCGGCCGTCTCGTCGGTGTGCTGTCGCTGAACGATATCGCGCTCGCCGCTCGAAAAGAGTGGTCGCGGACGGGGGTGCACCTCGCGGAACAGCAAATGAAAGACGTGCTCGAAGCCATCGCTGCCGCCCAGGCTGCACAGAAGGGCTGAGGGAATCAGCGATGATTGGGCGACACAAGGCCAAACGCCTCATCGCCAAAGATGTGATGCATAAACCCGTGATGACCGTCACTCCCACGATGATCATCGAGGAAGTGTTGCGACTCTTCGTGGAGCGTCAGATCACGGGAGCGCCCGTCGTGGATGATAACGACAATGTGATCGGCGTGATCTCGCAGACCGATCTCATCCGCTACCAGCGACGCGCACCGTCGGCGAGCGCCCAGTCCCCCAGCTATTACCACGAATCCGACGGGGAGGTGCTGGTGAGCCACATGGAACTAGAAACGCCGGAGGGGGTCATCGTGCGGGATGTCATGACGCCCGCGGCGTTCATGATAGAAGATGCCACCCCGATTGATGACGTGGCGCGCTGCATGCTTCAGCAGCGCATCCATCGCATTCTCGTGACCCGCCGCGGCAAGCTCGTTGGCATCATCACCTCGATGGATCTGCTACACGCCTTGCTTTCCGTTACCAAATCCTCAGAAGTCCACTAAATCTCAGCGAAAGGGCCATTGTTAACTTCTTTACACACGCAAAGAAAATTTTTTTTGACTCTTGTTTTTTCACATGCCCATCAGGTAAACCTGACATGCACACCAGAATGACTCACGGACGCAACCAGGATCACGCCTCGCGTTATGGACGGAAGGAAGCGCTTTCTTCAGGTGGTCTTCGATCTCGGAATCCTGATGCTGCTCCTGCCCCCATCCACCGCCTGCGCCGAAGAAGCCGAAGCGTCGTTGTTTCCCGCCTCGCCGCTGAGCGCGCAACTCGCCGCCTACGTCACGAACGTTCAAGACCCGTCGACCGGCCTGCCGGAGAGTTTCACGCAGACCCGCGACCATCGTCTTGAGCGCGTCGCCTTCACCTATGATGTGGCCACCTCAGCGCTCATCCTCGCCCACGCCGGAAAGATGAAGCAGGCCAAGCAAGCCCTCTCGACGTTTGTGCGCATGCCGCTGCCGAGCGCGCGCGAGTTCCACTTTAACACCGCGTATCTGATCGATCAGCGGCGGCCTGCGCTGGAAGCCCGGTCTCATGCCGGTCCGATCCTGTGGATCGCCATCGCGCTGATGCGCTATGGGGAAGCCAGCGGCGACCGCGCCGCCGTCAAGAAAGGGATCGCCTTGTTGGACTGGGCGCATACGAGCTTGCGGCACATCGACGGCGGCATCGTGATGAGCCATCAGGACAACGCGTGGAATTATCTGATGTCCGTCGAGCATAATTGGGTCTACTACGCCGCCTTGCGCATGGCGACCCGCCGGCTGCCTGAGGGCCCGCAACGACAGCGGCTCGCTCAGGACCAACGCGCGGTGCGGCGGTGGCTAGGGGCGCATCTGACCGAGCGCGGGCTCTCAGATCCTGAGCAAGCGCTGGATGTGTACACGCATGCGCTGCTCGTCGGACCCGAGTCGCATCTTGACGATGGCGCGTTTGCCACGGCCGAGGCCTTGGCGTCGTGGGCGCGCGGCCATATCACAGCGCTTGAGCGTCAGTTCCAGGTGCCGGGCAGCGCGCTCTATGATTACACCGACGCCAAAGGCGCTCGCGATGCCGGGCGTCCCCGCACCGGATGGCTGGAGGGGACCGAGCAGGTCAGCGTGGCATATCAGACATGGGCGCCGTGGTTTGAGCGGCATGGCGATGCCGCGCTTGCTCGGGCGCTGCGGATGAAAGCCGCACTCGCCCATGCCGAGGTGCTGCGCTATGCCGCGCGGCAGAGCGTCGGCGGAATGGCGGTGCCGAATACCAACGCGGCGATGGCCATCCACACCTTCAGCGATGGCTGGTACGCGCGCCCCCGCAGCGAGCCGGCCCTCAACGGGACGACCTGGACGTACTTCAGCGAAGTCAGCTATAATCCTCTTACGGCAGACCTGCCCCGCCGCGCACGGTAGGCGAGCGCACGGCAGGCGGCCTCTTCTGCAAACCTTGGAGGGATGTGATGGCTGAAGGTTCCCCTGCGTTTATCACGGTGGCGCGCCGCCCGGCCGCCTATCGGCCGGTGGAGGAGCGCGTCCGGGATTTCCAGGATGTCAGCGAGCAGCGCCCCGAGCCGCAGTCGCGCGAGCAGGCCTCGCGCTGCATCAATTGCTTCCTGCCGTTCTGCCATTGGAGCTGCCCGCTCGGCAACGACATTCCCGATTGGAACCAGCATCTCGCCCAGGGCAACTGGGCCGAGGCCTACCGCGTGCTGCAAGCCACCGATAATTTTCCGGAGTTCACCGCCCGCGTGTGCCCGGCCACCTGCGAATCATCCTGCGTCTTGAACATCAACGACAGCCCGGTGACGATCCGTGAAGATGAGCTGGCGATTATCGAGCACGCATTTGCCGCCGGCTTGGTGCAGCCGCATCCGCCGCGCCGTCGCACGGGCAAGTCTGTGGCCGTGATCGGCTCAGGGCCAGCGGGCTTGGCGTGCGCCGATCAGCTCAACAAGGCCGGCCATGAGGTGACCGTCTTTGAGCGCGACGACAAGCTCGGCGGCATCCTCCGCTACGGCATCCCGGATTTCAAATTGGAAAAATGGGTTATCGACCGCCGGCTGAAGATTCTTGAAGCCGAGGGCATCCATTTTTCGGCTCGCGTGAACGTGGGCGTGGACTACCGGTGGGAAGCCTGCCTGAGCGCGTTTAATGCGGTCTGTTTGACCGGGGGTGCCCGCGCCCCCCGCGATCTGCCCATCGAGGGGCGCGGCTTGTCGGGCATTCATGTTGCCATGGAGTATCTGACGCAATCCAACCGGCGCGTCGCCGGCGAGGCCATTCCGCCGAGCCAGCGCATCGATGCCAAGGGGAAGACGGTCGCGGTGATCGGGGGCGGGGATACCGGGGCCGATTGCGTGGGGACTGCCCATCGCCAGGGGGCGAAGCGCGTCGTGCAGCTTGAGCTGCTGCCGAAGCCGCCGGAGCGGCGCCGGCCGACGGATGTGTGGCCGGATTATCCGTCGATTCTCCGAACGTCTTCCAGCCATGCCGAGGGCGGGGAGCGGCTGTGGTCCATCCAGACGAAAAAATTTCTCGGCGCGCAGGGACGGGTGCGCGCGCTCTCCTGCCTCCAGGTGGAATGGTCGCAGCCGCAGCCATCCGGCAAGC
Coding sequences within it:
- a CDS encoding Hsp20/alpha crystallin family protein, producing the protein MALIKWGEDVWEPLRDLTELERDMTKWFGRRPFPGRWPMPADGGQWFPEVDITEEKDRLLVRADLPGMKQEDISVEVSEGALTIRGERKEEAATKEGKMYRMERSYGSFLRSFTLPAGVDASKVNASYKNGVLEITLPKFAEAKTKQIKVDVK
- a CDS encoding CBS domain-containing protein, with protein sequence MHIRELMTAEPEACLATESCAVVIGIMRRRNCGFVPVVDSHATKKIVGVVTDRDIALALGEANKLSSEVRVAECMMKRVKTIAPDATLEEAAKLMEQFAIHRLPVVEHGRLIGVLSLKDIAVAADKQWAYSESRTAEQKLGEIVEAIASAR
- a CDS encoding DUF2934 domain-containing protein, whose translation is MANSRGWLKRQQTKGDGTMSVDDGEVARVAYELYEQRGREEGHALDDWLKAEGLVKQRRRHTNPIIV
- the amrS gene encoding AmmeMemoRadiSam system radical SAM enzyme gives rise to the protein MTVDVRPENIPKPFRGRREDEERVFASVVPTRYWHRHENGLIQCDLCPRFCRLREGQRGMCVVRACRKGQIVLTSYGCSSGFCIDPIEKKPLNHFLPGTTVLSFGTIGCNLACKFCQNWRISKSRELDTLTNHFSPETIAQSAVHLGCRSVAFTYNDPVIFHEYAIDVARACHAQGLRTVAVTAGYVCPAPREEFYRHVDAANVDLKSFSDRFYQTICGGHLQPVLDTLKYVKHHTNVWLEIATLLIPGLNDSRQEIDELSYWIVRELGPEVPLHFTAFHPDWMMRDYPPTPPQTLVAARRIAMDNGLWFVYTGNIPGVIGQNTSCHRCGHLLITRDGYAIQERHLTDNGACERCGTLCPGVFSDGREGALP
- a CDS encoding AAA family ATPase; translated protein: MIAWLSAEVLRPPRDPSMFTFGTTEELGTLDGIVGQQRAVSALHFGLGIPNDGFNIYVAGPPGIGKMTAVRSFLKARARQQLRPPDWCYVNNFGDPYQPVAIKLPAGRGHVLQRDMKDLMEHISTQIPKIFESEDYTGRREEITKALDRQRAELLDGLTKRAEKLGFELHETPVGIITIPLRNGRRMKEEELEALPEAAQEELERKRKMVNADLKVMMKQVRQLEREAKEKLQAIDQKLALCVVGGLIDDLIEQYPELPDVMAYLKAAQEDILKNLDVFKPGTVAEEVASVKGLRAIAPWLQERPLKKYDVNVLVDHGDVKGAPVEVELNPTFNNLFGRVEKESQLGALYTDFTMIKAGALHRANGGYLVLQVEDVLRNLFSWEGLKLALRSRQIEIEELAERLGILVSKSLRPQPIPLTVKVVLVGPLLLYHLLHAHDEKFSELFKVKADFDTAVPRNPTSVREFLTFFATFCRKQPCKPLDASAAAMLLEHASRLCEDQQKLSTHFGALTDVLHEAAFWAEQEKALVISERHVRKALDEKVYRSNLIQEKIREWIARGALLIDTEGAAIGQVNGVSIIDVGDYLFGRPHRITASVWPGSEGVVDIEREVKLSGPIHSKGVMILSGFLGQTYLRQQPLSIAARLVFEQSYEGVEGDSASCAELYALLSSLAQMPIKQGIAVTGSVNQHGQVQAVGGVNQKIEGFFDVCRAKGLTGEQGVVIPQGNVQHLVLREDVIEAVACGKFHLWAITTIDEGLEVLTGQVAGVRGLDGRFPDGTMNARIESCLKEYSESLRAYHGDGRERARGLRSSDVACTVRGPGER
- a CDS encoding CBS domain-containing protein, with translation MQVRELMTANPEACCPFDTCDLVGEIMRRRRCGFVPVVDSQTTKQVVGVVTDRDIALFLTKTPTLANQVRVEACMSRDPKVIAPDADLREAAQAMEQCAVHRLPVVDGGRLVGVLSLNDIALAARKEWSRTGVHLAEQQMKDVLEAIAAAQAAQKG
- a CDS encoding CBS domain-containing protein; protein product: MIGRHKAKRLIAKDVMHKPVMTVTPTMIIEEVLRLFVERQITGAPVVDDNDNVIGVISQTDLIRYQRRAPSASAQSPSYYHESDGEVLVSHMELETPEGVIVRDVMTPAAFMIEDATPIDDVARCMLQQRIHRILVTRRGKLVGIITSMDLLHALLSVTKSSEVH
- a CDS encoding glutamate synthase subunit beta, which translates into the protein MAEGSPAFITVARRPAAYRPVEERVRDFQDVSEQRPEPQSREQASRCINCFLPFCHWSCPLGNDIPDWNQHLAQGNWAEAYRVLQATDNFPEFTARVCPATCESSCVLNINDSPVTIREDELAIIEHAFAAGLVQPHPPRRRTGKSVAVIGSGPAGLACADQLNKAGHEVTVFERDDKLGGILRYGIPDFKLEKWVIDRRLKILEAEGIHFSARVNVGVDYRWEACLSAFNAVCLTGGARAPRDLPIEGRGLSGIHVAMEYLTQSNRRVAGEAIPPSQRIDAKGKTVAVIGGGDTGADCVGTAHRQGAKRVVQLELLPKPPERRRPTDVWPDYPSILRTSSSHAEGGERLWSIQTKKFLGAQGRVRALSCLQVEWSQPQPSGKPLMRELPGTECDIDADLVLLAMGFVSPEHLGLLDEAKVRYDARGNVATDAAYGTSIPRVFAAGDLRRGQSLVVWAIAEGRHAARSIDRFLRGSA